A window of the Cygnus atratus isolate AKBS03 ecotype Queensland, Australia chromosome 4, CAtr_DNAZoo_HiC_assembly, whole genome shotgun sequence genome harbors these coding sequences:
- the JCHAIN gene encoding immunoglobulin J chain, with translation MKSSLLPWVAFAVSLEFVLVAGTLQDYDGEERVLVNNKCKCTTVTSKFVPSKENPDEEILERNIRITVPLRSRQNISDPTSPLRTNFVYRMAELCKKCDPVEVELGGEIYEAQQSTSCNEPETCYTYNRDKCYTTTFPFIYRGETKHIQAALTPASCYAD, from the exons ATGAAGAGCTCTTTGTTGCCGTGGGTGGCCTTCGCCGTCTCCTTGGAGTTCGTCCTTGTGGCAG GTACTCTACAGGACTATGATGGTGAGGAGCGCGTGCTGGTGAACAACAAGTGTAAATGCACAACAGTGACCTCAAAGTTCGTCCCCTCCAAAGAAAATCCTGATGAAGAAATCCTGGAAAGAAACATACGCATCAC tgtCCCACTCAGGAGCCGACAGAACATCTCTGACCCCACATCCCCGCTCAGAACCAATTTTGTCTACCGCATGGCCGAACt CTGCAAAAAATGTGATCCTGTAGAAGTTGAGCTAGGTGGTGAGATATACGAGGCCCAGCAGAGCACCTCCTGCAACGAGCCAGAAACCTGCTACACCTACAACAGGGACAAGTGCTACACCACAACCTTCCCATTCATCTACCGCGGGGAGACCAAACACATTCAAGCAGCTCTGACACCAGCATCCTGCTATGCTGATTAG